Proteins encoded within one genomic window of Bacteroidota bacterium:
- a CDS encoding EamA family transporter, with translation MRPVPDKGIPDLRVKVPIRILLLLGLAILFWASAFVGIRSALESYSPQALALLRFLIASFILGIYALIIKMPFPKKSDIPFFALAGFVGITLYHLCLNIGEQTVTAGTSSFLVSAVPIFTALFSLFILKQKLNKWGWFGILISFSGIALISFSESGFGTLNTGTLLVLMAACSGSLYVIFQKRLLEKYTPLEVASYTFWFGTFFMLIFIPQLIHDIQIATTIATLEVVYLGIFPAAVAYVIWTYVLPKFPSATHITSYLYISPVLTMIIALIWIHEIPTIASIIGGFITLGGVILTNTMGR, from the coding sequence ATGAGGCCAGTTCCAGATAAAGGCATCCCTGATTTAAGAGTCAAAGTTCCCATTCGGATACTTTTACTTCTGGGTTTAGCTATCCTGTTTTGGGCTTCTGCTTTTGTGGGTATTCGATCTGCTCTTGAAAGTTATTCTCCTCAAGCCTTGGCTTTGTTACGTTTCCTGATAGCATCCTTTATATTAGGTATTTATGCCTTGATTATTAAAATGCCATTTCCCAAAAAATCTGATATTCCGTTTTTTGCATTAGCCGGTTTTGTTGGCATTACTCTATATCATTTGTGTCTGAATATTGGTGAACAAACAGTGACAGCAGGGACTTCCAGCTTTTTGGTGAGTGCTGTGCCGATCTTTACAGCTCTTTTTTCACTGTTTATTCTCAAGCAAAAACTGAATAAGTGGGGATGGTTTGGAATCTTAATTAGTTTTTCAGGTATTGCCCTCATTTCTTTTTCCGAAAGTGGATTTGGGACTTTAAATACCGGAACACTTTTGGTTTTAATGGCTGCCTGCTCAGGAAGTTTATATGTTATTTTTCAGAAACGATTGCTGGAAAAATACACACCTCTGGAAGTAGCATCATATACTTTTTGGTTTGGAACCTTTTTTATGCTCATTTTCATACCCCAATTAATTCATGATATTCAGATTGCTACGACTATTGCTACACTTGAAGTAGTGTATTTGGGTATTTTTCCTGCTGCTGTTGCCTATGTTATCTGGACCTATGTTTTGCCCAAATTTCCTTCAGCTACGCACATTACCAGTTATTTGTATATTTCTCCGGTACTTACTATGATCATTGCACTCATATGGATACACGAAATTCCAACAATTGCCTCTATCATTGGTGGATTTATTACGTTGGGTGGCGTTATTCTCACAAATACAATGGGACGCTAG
- a CDS encoding 4Fe-4S dicluster domain-containing protein: MKISLNICLPFLIGLAVATLLYMTIGWWGFWAIFPWIGFSISTGIFLRSRFKGKKKIIGRKVASLMILPCMLIFMPIINNENFQLEGVALIVMVGFFSKGFIHYAIAKIFGPLIWGRGFCGWACWTAAILDWLPVQKKKKQINPQYKNIRFIALLISLLIPYYLVFVLNYDVRADYLGQKEMIWMFTGNLLYYAIGIPLAFVLNDQRAFCKYVCPVSLVMIPTRKLSIINIKPTANECIECGACNKICPMDIDVMSYISNHKKIRHAECILCDDCTAVCPVQAM; the protein is encoded by the coding sequence ATGAAGATTTCATTAAATATCTGTTTGCCATTCTTAATCGGATTGGCTGTTGCAACCCTTTTATATATGACCATAGGCTGGTGGGGATTTTGGGCCATATTCCCTTGGATTGGATTCTCCATCTCAACAGGTATCTTTTTACGCTCAAGATTTAAAGGTAAAAAGAAAATAATAGGGAGAAAAGTAGCCAGCCTGATGATATTACCTTGTATGTTAATTTTTATGCCAATCATTAATAATGAAAATTTCCAATTAGAAGGTGTTGCATTAATAGTGATGGTCGGTTTTTTCAGTAAAGGATTCATTCATTATGCAATTGCTAAAATATTTGGACCATTAATTTGGGGAAGAGGATTTTGCGGCTGGGCATGCTGGACTGCAGCAATTCTCGATTGGTTACCTGTTCAAAAGAAAAAGAAACAAATCAATCCACAATATAAAAACATACGCTTTATTGCACTCCTTATTTCGCTGTTAATTCCATACTATTTGGTTTTTGTTTTGAATTATGATGTTAGAGCTGATTATCTCGGCCAAAAGGAAATGATCTGGATGTTTACGGGCAACCTTCTATATTATGCAATTGGAATTCCTCTGGCCTTTGTTTTAAATGATCAGAGAGCTTTCTGCAAATATGTTTGTCCTGTTTCATTAGTAATGATTCCTACCAGAAAACTAAGCATAATTAATATTAAACCAACAGCTAATGAATGCATTGAATGCGGTGCATGTAACAAAATTTGCCCAATGGATATTGACGTAATGAGCTATATCTCAAACCATAAAAAAATAAGACATGCCGAGTGTATTCTTTGTGATGATTGTACAGCTGTTTGTCCTGTTCAAGCCATGTAA
- a CDS encoding class I SAM-dependent methyltransferase produces the protein MFRIIEKQYRQPKGFLGKIISKLMQRANSYAYDKLVSKLSIQENDQILEIGFGHGLGIQKILAKYNCIITGIDFSSLMYAKSIKRFKKQIDNNKVKLLYGNFLEHTFESNFYDKIYVLNVTYFWTSLEIPFVKIRNLLKENGCFHLFMDDDVELTRQGFTKGDVFCMHSVEHVIEQLKQAGFQHVAYQKEDGYFIQCEK, from the coding sequence ATGTTCCGAATAATAGAAAAACAATATCGCCAACCAAAAGGTTTTCTCGGAAAAATTATTTCCAAATTGATGCAAAGAGCAAACAGCTATGCATACGACAAACTGGTAAGCAAATTAAGTATTCAGGAAAACGATCAAATTTTAGAGATTGGCTTTGGACATGGACTGGGAATACAAAAAATTTTAGCAAAATACAACTGTATAATCACAGGGATTGATTTCTCCTCATTAATGTATGCTAAATCAATTAAACGATTTAAAAAACAAATAGATAACAACAAAGTCAAGCTTTTGTATGGGAACTTTTTAGAACATACATTTGAATCCAATTTCTATGATAAAATATACGTATTGAATGTGACCTATTTCTGGACCAGTCTTGAAATTCCTTTTGTAAAAATCAGGAATTTATTAAAAGAAAATGGCTGTTTTCATCTGTTTATGGATGATGATGTAGAATTAACAAGACAAGGATTTACAAAAGGTGATGTCTTTTGCATGCATTCCGTTGAGCATGTAATTGAGCAATTAAAACAGGCAGGCTTTCAACATGTAGCATACCAAAAAGAAGATGGCTATTTTATACAATGTGAGAAATAA